One Prinia subflava isolate CZ2003 ecotype Zambia chromosome 8, Cam_Psub_1.2, whole genome shotgun sequence DNA window includes the following coding sequences:
- the LOC134554233 gene encoding uncharacterized protein LOC134554233: MDSYLLDLPLGVKIPVKPKSNTVFCRGKLGEKLCGPSPFNLDDPYIHHTSLQYNCLHDPHLQDYHKRKDILRMLKRQGVITSDNKVLCTPKEFNEYRNYLTRIKLEAEKILRQQEESKETSLKSGRLRRGKIALDKGQTYSRAELGVAADSQRKPNNTAGFLNAVFEQLTAAEAQKLQELVETVMHEVFGRLRLPREHYVNFLRSVARRIRGIVFSGCMRTETSLDRCQEMEMVAKELVVKALEILGNRLESKSSVPGKADRQKEQPLDGGATEADKSKEAETDRALLYACLDNLTREVVKNVRCLLKSMIASQFEGDSSYEYTEILKLPKAMVSSRQRQPGFPGASEEQSQNASTGVKLPPLGPHLHAERTGYAKTMEPKYPAMAKESLVRKRNPATSGKALDIRTMANRIAKSLLDQIGQDGPTPTPRQNLQGPVPNPATSQGGEESCAVENTLPSIDPKFSQQPVPSEGPKAPAQAGA; the protein is encoded by the exons ATGGATTCTTACCTGCTGGACCTCCCACTCGGAGTCAAGATCCCCGTGAAGCCCAAGTCCAACACTGTCTTCTGCAGGGGAAAGCTGGGGGAAAAG CTCTGCGGGCCAAGTCCTTTCAATCTTGATGATCCCTACATCCACCACACGAGCCTGCAATACAACTGCCTGCATGACCCCCACCTTCAGGACTACCACAAGCGCAAGGACATCCTGCGGATGCTGAAGAGACAGGGCGTCATCACCAGTGACAACAAG GTGCTTTGCACTCCAAAGGAGTTCAACGAGTACAGGAACTATCTAACCAGGATCAAGCTGGAGGCAGAGAAGATCTTGAGGCAGCAAGAG gaaagcaaagagaCCTCCCTGAAATCAGGGAGAttgagaagagggaaaatagCTTTGGACAAGGGCCAAACCTactccagagctgagctgggcgTTGCTGCTGACTCCCAGAGGAAGCCAAACAACACTGCTGGTTTCTTGAATGCTGTCTTTGAGCAGCTGACTGCAGCAGAAGCCCAGAAGCTCCAAGAGTTGGTTGAGACTGTTATGCACGAAGTCTTTGGGAGGCTCAGGCTCCCTCGGGAACACTATGTCAACTTTTTAAGGAGCGTTGCTCGGAGGATCAGAGGAATAGTTTTTAGTGGCTGTATGAGAACCGAGACATCTCTAGATCGCTGTCAAGAAATGGAAATGGTGGCCAAGGAGCTTGTAGTGAAAGCGTTGGAGATCTTGGGGAATCGTCTGGAGTCCAAATCTTCCGTGCCAGGGAAGGCAGATAGGCAAAAGGAGCAGCCTCTTGATGGAGGAGCCACCGAAGCAGACAAATCCAAAGAAGCTGAAACAGACAGAGCACTTTTATATGCTTGCCTTGACAATCTCACCAGAGAAGTTGTTAAGAATGTTCGTTGCCTCTTGAAATCCATGATAGCTTCCCAGTTTGAAGGAGACTCCAGCTACGAGTACACTGAAATCCTGAAGCTTCCCAAGGCTATGGTTTCCAGCAGACAGAGGCAGCCAGGATTCCCTGGAGCATCTGAAGAACAGAGCCAGAATGCGAGCACAGGAGTAAAGCTGCCTCCCTTAGGACCACACCTCCATGCAGAAAGGACTGGCTATGCCAAAACCATGGAGCCTAAGTATCCTGCAATGGCGAAGGAGAGCTTGGTGAGAAAAAGGAATCCAGCAACCTCAGGCAAAGCTTTGGACATAAGGACCATGGCAAATCGGATCGCTAAGTCTCTATTGGACCAGATTGGTCAGGATGGGCCTACACCAACCCCCAGACAGAATCTTCAAGGACCTGTCCCAAATCCAGCCACATCCCAAGGTGGagaggagagctgtgctgttGAGAACACTCTCCCCTCCATAGACCCAAAGTTTTCCCAACAGCCTGTCCCTTCGGAGGGTCCGAAGGCCCCTGCCCAGGCCGGAGCATAG